A region of the Mycobacterium sp. NBC_00419 genome:
CGCACCGCCACCAGCAGCCAGGTGCACAACAACCCGGCGTACGCCAGCACCGCGGCGACCTTGAACGCCGGCAGCGAGGTGTGCACGGCAAGCTGGGTGGTGCCGGTGACGAAGGTGCCCACCGGAAATGTCAGGCTCCACCAGGTCAGCGCGAACGGCATTCCGCGCAGCAGCGTGCGCACCGTCAGCAAGGCCGCCAGGGCGATCCACAGCACGGCGAAGCCCCACACCGGAACACCGAACAGGATCGCGAAAGCGTTGAAGTTGTCGGCCAGGTCAGGGCCGACCGCCAAGCCCGCGTTGATACCCAAAAGCCCTGCCGCCGTGATGGATTGCCCCAGCGGCCCGAGCACGATCCACAGCGTGGGGACCCGCGCGGTGCCCGAGGTGCCGTAGAGCGCGAGCCGGCTCCAGATCATGGAAATGATGATGAATGCCGCCACCAGAGACAGCCCGAACAGCGCGTAGCACCCGTAGAACATGGTGGTCCGCCCGGTGCCCGGTGCCATATGCGGGATCAGCAGCGCACCGGCGGCCGCCGACACCATCGGCGGCACGATCGGCATCAGCCAGCCGCCGAATGCGGCGTCGGGTTCGACGTTGTGCTGGGTGAACATCAGGAACGGAATGCTCACCGCGGTGAACAGTCCGCCGATGGTGCCGGCGGTCCACAGCACCCACGCGAGGTCGACGGCAAGCCGTTGTCCGATGATGGCGTGACCGACCAGCAGCGCACCGGAGCCGACCGTCATCAGCGCCATCGGTGCCGCGCCGTAGAAGTGGGCCATCTGCGGATTGCGGGCGTGGCTGCGCGCCGTTGTCGGATGCCGCAACCAGTGACCACCGACCACCGCGAGCAGGATGGCCAGCAGCACGGCCGCGATCACCCACACCACCTGGGTGAACTCCCGCAGTCCGGGGACCTGGAGGGGAAGCGTGGCCCCGGCGGTCGCCACGATGCCGGTGCCCATCACCGACGCGAACCAGTTCGGTCCGATGTTGCCCAGCTTCTCAACACGCGTTTGAGTGGTCATCAGATTTACGACACCCCGCTGTTGTGGCCGCGCCGGTTCTCCTGCTTGAGATAGTCGCGGGCCATGGTGGTTACGTGCTCGGGAAGCGTCCCGCCGGCCACGTCGGCCAGACTGGTCTCTTCGAGAACCGACCTCATGCTGGCGCGCAGCGCGCGCCAGACATCGGTCAGCGCCTTGGTCGGCCCCGTGTAGGGCAGGTCACCCAGGCCGATATCGCGCACGCTGGCCAACGGGCCGTCGATGCATCGCAATACGTCGGCCACGCTGATCTCTTCTGCCGGGCGGGCCAGTTCGTAGCCGCCGTCGCGGCCGCGATGGCTACGGACCAGCCGATCGGTACGCAGGGCGGACAGAATGTCGACGAGGAACTGGGCGGGAATCCCCTGAGCTCTGGCCAGGTCTTCGGTCTTGACCAGCACTCCGGTCTCCACCGAGGCCAGCTGGGTCATAGCGCGAACGGCGTACTCCGCTTTCGCCGACATTCGCATGCCGCGAATTGTGCCACCGCGGCAGTGACAATCGGCTCAGGTGCTCAGTTGTCGGCTGACGTGGCCGATTCGGCGGTGGCGTGCGGGCTCAGCGCTGTGCCGACCGCGGTACCGAAACGATCTGTCGAGGTCCGGACCGACTGGACCGCCGCGGCGACCTTAGCCCGCAGCGCAGTGGGCACCGACGCCTTGTTGCCGCCGCGGGCACCGGTGGCCGCGACATCGGTGGAACCCGCTGCGGCGGCTGCCGTGATCTCAGCTGCCACGTGGCGACGCAACCCGGCGGCGGTGGTCGGGTGGGGCGCCGGGGCCGCCGACGTTGACGTGTCGGTACCGTCCCGCGTCTGCAGTGCCGAGAGCGGGACGAGACGGTTGCGGACGACGGTGTTGACCGCGTCGGCGACGATCAGCGGTGCCACCACGGGTGCCGACACCGCGGTGATGGCGGTGGCCGCCGCAGTCCGCAGATCCCCGTAACCCAGCGCGGTGATCGTGTCGGCGATGAGTTGGGGTTCCGCGGACACCAGTGCCCCGGCGGCGACCGCGGCGACGACGACCTGCCCACCGACGTAGCCGACGTCACCGGCCAGCGACGTCAGGGCCTGCCGCAGGACCGGATCGATGTCACCGGGGGCCGCGGGCGCAGCGGGAAGACCCGCCGGCCCAGTGCCACTGAGCGGACGGACCGGCGCCGCCTCGGTGGGCAGGGACGCCAGCCAGGCAGCAGTGAGCGTCGGGGTCATTGCGTCGGCGGAGGTCGTGGTGCGGGCGTCGAAGACCTGCTCGACCGCCTTGCCGCCGAGCAGAGTCGCGTGAGTGACCAGTTCGGCGAGCATCCGCTTGAGAGTGCTGGCCGGACCGGTGTCGGAGGGATCGAGGGCGATCGCGTCGATGAAGGCTTGGTCCCGAATGGTCGCCGACGCACTGGCGCCCGCCGACAGTTCAACGGCGGGAACCCGGACGTCGGATTGCGGGACGGAAACGGGGTTGGCGACGACGACGGTAGCGCCAACGAGCGCCACCGCGGTGGTGACGATCGCACCGATACCCCGCCGCACTGACTTCACCACCTTGTTCCGAGCTGAAGCATCAACAATACCTGAGAGGAAACTGAGAGAGTTGTCCGGCACGCGCCTCTTGCTGTGGAAAAGACTTCCGTGCGGGTCTGACAGCAATGTGCCCCTCCTTCCGAGGAAGGAGGGGCACCGCTCGGCCGAGTGAACTACGCGGCCGATTTTCCTGCCGGAGCATGGTGGGCACGCTTGCTGCCGCCGGTGCTCTTGGCGCCACCCTGCGCCGAACCGGTGTCCGGCGAGCCCGCACCGGCAGTGCCGGTGTCACCCGGTGTCGGCCCGGCCTCGGGCTTGGCGACCTCGGTGACCGCGGTGGTGTCAGCAGACTCGGTGCCGGCCTGCGCCGCAGCGCGCAGCGCCGACACCGCCGACGGTGCCGCGGACTTGGCCGCTGCCGCGGGCTGGAACGGGCCGGTCGCCGGGTTATAGGTCGGGTTGTAGAAGCTGTCGGCCAGTTGACGCGTGCCCTGGGTGACCACGGCCCGCAGGCTCGGGATCACCGGATTGCTGGGATCGGTGGTGACGACACCGGGTCCGATGGTGAGCTGCTCCAGGTAGCCGAGGGTGCCGTTGCGTCCCAGGAATCCGTTGACCGCGGTGTCCCACGCCGCTCCGAACTGACCACTGGTCAGCTGCCCGAAGGCGGTGGTCAACGTGGCAATCGCCTGGTTGACGATGTAGGAAGCCCCACCGACGGTCACGCCGACCAGGTTGGTCACCAGCGTCGGGAGGGCGCTGGCCACGATGCCGGCGTTCTCGACGAGATTGCTGACGATGTAGTTGGCGGAGTTCAGGGCCGAGTTGATGCCCTTCTGCAACGGCAGGATGATCTGGCTCTGGATCACGGCCAGCGCCGCGTTCGGATCGCCGGCGATCAACAACTGGGCTGCGTCCACGAGCGCGAACGGCGTGTTCCACACCGCCTGCAGGCTCTTGTTGGCGAAGTCACCGACGCCGCGGATGCCGGCCCAGACGTACCCCGACAGGTTCGTCACGACGGTCTGCGCCAGCGGCAGCGGCCAGAAGGCGAAATCGGGCAGGATGCCCTGATAGCCCGCGTAGGCGTAGTTGCTCAGGGTGGGCAGCGTGTTCCACGGCGCGTCCCACGCCCCGTTGTAGAAGATGTTGGTGTTGACGTCCTCGATGACCTCGGCGACGGCGTTGAGCGGACTGGCCAGCGCGGCGAGTGCGACCGACTGGGTTGCGGCGCGATCGGCGGACGACAGCAGGCTGGGCTGGGTGATCGGCGTGATGGCGATCGCAGTCGCTGCGAGCAGTGTGACCCCGGCGGTCAGTTGCGAGCGCAATGAGATGTCCATGAAGAATCCTCCCCTGGTTTTTTGACGATGTCGTCAGGAGACGAACCTACCTGAGACAAGCCTGAGAAGGCAGCCGGTAATGACGTTTTGGAGTCAAATTCTTTTCTGCGATTGGGCACCGGATTTGTGGGACATTGTGCCCAGGCCCCAGACAGAGAGGTGCCCCTCCTTCCGAGGAAGGAGGGGCACCTGTCAGCCCTGAGATTTACTCGGAGGACTTGCTGGCAGCGGCCTTGTGGGCGGCGCGCGCCGAGCCACCGGTGCTCTTGCTGGCACCCGAGCCCGAGCCTTCGCTCGACCCGGCGGACGAACCACCGTTGTTGTCACCGGCGGTGGCACTGCCACCGGCGGCGTCGTTGGACTTGGTGCTCTCGACAGCCGGCGTCGAGGTCTCAGCAGCCGCGGCACGCAGCGAGGAGGCCGACGGAGCAGCAGGGCTGACCGCGGTCGCCGGCGGCGGTGCCGGGTTAGCCGTGGCCAAGCCGGACTGAACCGCCTTGACGACACTCGAGAGGACCGTGCGGACGCTGGGCACGAATGCCGAGATCGGGGCCGGAGCCGGAACGCCGACACCGATGGTCACGCCGAGCACAGCGCCCGGAATGCCGGTCGGGCCGAGCAGACCGTCGACGACCGCGTTCCAAGCGTTCTCGAACGGGTTGGCCCCGCCGAACGCGGCGACGGTGTTGGTGACGACCTGGACGACGCTGCCGACCACGACCAACGCCTGGTTGATGATGACCTGCGGCAGCGAGCTCAGGATCGGCACCAGGTTGTTGACCACCGCGGTCGCCCGGGTGATGACACCCTGCAACACGTAGTTGCCGGCGGCCAGAGCGTTGGCACCGGCGGCCTGGACCGCGGTCACCAGCGTGCTGATCGCACCGGGAACGTTCAGGGACAGCAGGTCGCCTGCGGCATTCCATACGCCTTCACTCAGCAGCGTCGCGCTGGTGTTGAAGCCGTTGATGGAGTTGTACAGGTAGTCCGAACCGTTGAGCCCGAGCTGCCGGACGACGGGCAGCGCGTCCTTGATGATCTGCGGCAGAACACCCAGCGACGACACCGTGCCGGTGTACGGCGCCGGCAGCGGCACGCCTGGAGTCTGCTCGAAGACGTAGCCATTGAGGGCGCCCAGGGTGCCCAGCAGTTCGGTGATCGGGCTGTCGAAACCAGCCAGCTGAACGGCGGCCGAGGCGGCCGGAGACTGGATGGCCGGCAGCGCCAGATCGTGCTGCGCAACGACGGGGGTCATCGCGATGGCGCTTGCCCCTACGACCGCGGCAGTACCCGCGATCAAGTGTGATCGAAGTGAGATTTGCATGATTTCCTCCCGTAGGTGACTGCACTGTCAATTGACAAGCTACCTGAGAAAAACCTAAGTGGAAGCCAATATTGACGTTTTTTAGGGAAATTCTTTTCTAATCGTCAGAACCCCTATTCTTGGTTAACTCCTTGTAAAGCGGAACATGACATTTCACCAGGACAACGCGCCGGTGATGCGGATCACAGCTAACAAATATGCCGTTGTCCTGAAAATTAAGGACCAAGGACCCACCCCCCGAAGATCCGACGGGAGGTCGGTTTTCTCAGGTTTCTCGGCCGATCCGGCCGCGTCTCACAGGTGACTCACACCTGCCGGCGGGCCCTCAGTCGGGGATGGCGGCGGCGTCAGGAACGACGACGGAGAACAGGTCCGCCAGCGCCGCCAGGCTCGCCGTCTGCAGCGCCTGGGCGCTCACCGGCTCACCGGTGGGGCCGGGCAGAGCTCGGGTGGCGGTGGCCGCCGCGACCACTGTCGGGGCGTAGCCGAGGTTGAAGGCTCCCCTGGTGGTCGAGTTCACGCACATGTGCGTCATGAAGCCGGCAACCACGAGGTTCTGGGCGCCGACGGCCTTGAGCCGCGCGTCGAGATCGGTCTCGACGAAGGAGTTGGGGTAGTTCTTCACCACCACCGGCTCGTCGCCGCGCGGGGCGACCCGCTCGACGATGGCGCCACTGTGTCCGCTGACGTCGTACAGCGAGCCGGGCCCGTCGTCGTGCTGGATGTGAATGACCGGGATTCCCGCCGCACGGGCCCGCTCCAGCAGCGCCGCCGTCTCGTCCAGCGCGGCCTGCACACCCTCGAGTTCCATCACACCTTCGGTATAGGTGTTCTGGCAGTCGATAAGGACGAGCGTCGAGTCGGCGAGGCTCACCGGTTCGAGAGGCAGACCGGCCAGCGCGCGCAAGGTGGTGGGATCACTCATGGCCGCAACGCTACTTCGTGACGGCCAGCACCGCCTGCGCATACTCGGGCCGGCACACCACCAGATCGGGCAGCAGCGGATCGGGCCGGTTGTAGAGCAGCGGGGAGCCGTCGATGCGCGAAGTGTGCAACCCCGCTGCGCGGGCCACCGCGACAGGAGCTGCCGAATCCCACTCGTACTGCCCGCCTGCGTGCACGTAGACATCGGCGCGACCCTGCACCACGGCGGCGACCTTCGCGCCGGCCGAACCCATCTCGACCAGGGTGCCGCCCAGTGCGTCGCGCACCTGAAGGGCGACCGCGGGCGGCCGGGTTCGGGAGACCACCACGCGCGGTGATTGCGGTCCAGCGGGCGGAGCCGCCACCGTGGGGGTGGCCAGCGTGACGCCCTGCGCGGGAAGCGCCACCGCTCCGGCGATCAACTCACCGGCTTGCCACAGCGCGACGTGAACCGCCCAGTCGTCCCGGTCGAGTTCGGAGAACTCCCGGGTACCGTCCAGCGGATCGACGATCCACACCCGCTCGCTGCGCAGCCGTACCGGATCGTCGGCGCCTTCCTCGGACAGCACCGCGTCGGCCGGCCGCGCGTTGGCCAGCGCCTCCATCAGATAGTCATGAGAACGCTTGTCCCCAGCAGCTTTTCGTTCTGCACCGGTGGCCTCAGCCAACTCCACCCGGACCGCGAGCAGCAGCTCACCGGCTTCGGTGGCCAGCGCGGCGGCCAGCTCGTGATCGCTCACCGGGGAGTCTCCAGCAGCTCGACCACCTGATCGGCCAGTTCGTCGGGGCCGTGCTCCGGGGTCAGCCGCAGGTCGGGACTCTTCGGCCGTTGGTAGGGGCTGTCGATACCAGTGAAGTGGCTGATCTCCCCGGCGCGGGCCTTGGCATACAGGCCCTTGGGGTCACGGCGCTCGCAGTCCTCCAGCGGGGTGTCGACGAAGATCTCGAAGAACTCCACGCCGGTGTCGGTGTGCACCTTGCGAGCCAATTCGCGGTGCTCCTCGAGTGGGCTGATCACCGGCACCAGGACCGTCAGGCCGGCATCGGCCATCAGTGTGGCGATGTGGGCCAGCCGGCGCAGGTTCTCGGCACGGTCGGCCATCGAGAAACCGAGATCGGCGTTGAGTCCGTGGCGCAGGTTGTCACCATCGAGAATGTATGCGGGGCAACCGTGTTCGAGCAGCTTCTGCTCCACCAGGACCGCCACCGATGACTTCCCCGAGCCGGACAGCCCGGTGAACCACAACGTACGGCCCTTGGTCAGCCGGTCACCGGCGGAGACCAGCGACTGATGGCGCACCGTGTTCGGCGACGCGGCGCGGGTGGCGACGGGCGCGGTGTCGCGGACCATACCCGCGGCCACGGTCACGTTGTTGTCCGGGTCGATCAGGATGAACGAACCGGTGGCCGCATTTCGTGAGTATTCGTCGAGCAGCAGCGGCACCTGGGTGCGCAACGTGACACGGCCGAGTTCATTGAGCTTCAACGCCGTTGCGCTCTTGTCGCGGTGCAGGGTGTTGACGTCGAGGCGATAGTCCAGTCCTACGACCCGGGCCCGGGTGGTGCGGGTGGTCTGCTTGATGATGTAGTCGCGGCCCGGCTCCAGAGCGGCGTCGTCGGCCATCCAGCACACCGTCGCGTCGAACTCACTGGAAACGATCGGCTGGTTCTGCGGACGGGCCAGCAGGTCGCCCCGGGAGATGTCGATGTCGTCGGCCAGGCTGATCGACACCGCCATCGGCGGGAACGCCTCGTCCACCGGACCGGTCGGACCGTCAATCGTGGTGATGCGACTGGTCTTTCCGCTCGGTAGCACCACGACCTCGTCGCCGGGGCGCAGCACACCGCCAGCCACCGTGCCGGCATAGCTGCGATGGTCGGCGTGCTCGACGGTCTGCGGACGGATCACGTACTGCACCGGGAATCGCACGTCGACCAGGTTTCGATCGCCTGCGACGTAGACCTCTTCGAGGTGGCTCAACAACGGCGGGCCGTCGTACCACGGCGCCTTGTCCGACTTGGTCACCACGTTGTCGCCGTTGAGCGCCGACATCGGGATGGTGGTCACGTCCTTGATGTCCAGGCGGGCGGCGAAGGCGTGGAACTCGTCGCGGATCCACTCGAATCGCTCACGGTCCCAGTTGATCAGGTCCATCTTGTTGACGGCGAGCACCACGTGCTGCACACCGAGCAGCGACGCCAGGAAGGCGTGGCGGCGGGACTGCTCGAGCAGCCCGTGACGGGCGTCGACGAGCACGATCACCAGTTGGGCGGTGGAGGTTCCGGTCACCATGTTGCGGGTGTACTGGATGTGGCCCGGGGTGTCGGCGATGATGAATTTCCGCTTGGGCGTGGCGAAGTAGCGGTAGGCCACGTCGATAGTGATGCCCTGTTCGCGCTCGGAGCGCAGGCCGTCGGTCACCAGGGCGAGGTCGGTGTAATCGTTACCGCGCTCACGCGACGTCCGCTCGACGGCCGCGAGCTGGTCCTCCATCACGGCCTTCGAGTCATACAGCAGACGGCCGATCAGAGTGGACTTGCCGTCGTCGACAGATCCGGCAGTGGCGATCCTCAAAAGCGTTGCCATCAGAAGTAGCCCTCCCGCTTGCGGTCTTCCATACCGGCTTCAGAAATTCGGTCATCGGCGCGGGTGGCGCCACGTTCGGTCAGCCGCGACACGGCCGTCTCGGCGATCACGTCCTCGACGGTCGAGGCCGTCGACTCCACACAACCGGTGCACGTCACGTCACCCACGGTGCGGAATCGCACCGAGGTTTCGAACACCTCTTCGCCGGGGTTCGGCTGCAGGAATTCGTGGACGGCCAACAGCATTCCGTCGCGCTGGAACACCGGACGCGTGTGCGCGTAGTAGATCGCCGGCAGCGGGATGTCCTCGGCGCCGATGTAGGCCCAGATGTCGTATTCGGTCCAGTTCGACAGCGGGAACACCCGGATGTGCTCACCCTTGCGGTGCCGGCCGTTGTAGAGGTTCCACAGTTCGGGGCGCTGCGCCTTCGGGTCCCACTGACCCCATTCGTCGCGGAAGCTGAACACCCGTTCCTTGGCGCGGGCCTTCTCCTCGTCGCGCCGTGCCCCGCCGAAGGCCGCGTCGAACTTGTTCTCGCGGATGGCGCGCAGCAGCGTGACGGTCTGCAGCGGATTGCGCGACGGGCCGTTGTCCACCACCCGTCCGGCGTCGATGTCCTCTTCGACGCTGGCCACCACCAGGCGCACGCCATAGTGCTCGACCAGTTGGTCGCGGGTGGAGAGCACCTCGTCGAAGTTGTGACCGGTGTCGACGTGCATCACCGGGAACGGCAGCCGGCCCGGCGCGAACGCCTTGCTGGCCAGGTGCAGCATGACGATCGAGTCTTTACCGCCGGAGAACAACAGCACCGGCCGCTCGAACTCGGCCGCGACCTCGCGGATGATGTGGATCGCCTCAGCCTCCAGCGACCTCAGATGGCTCAGCTCGTACTGCCCCGGCTTGGGGCGTTCGACCACCGGACTTGCCATAAAGTTTCCTCGTAAAGTTGGTAGGTTTGACCAGAATTACAAAGCTAGTCGGGAATCTAATGAGCGGACAGTGCGAAGTCAAGAGTTCTGCGCGAGTCAACCGCGCCGAGCTGTACCTAGCCCGCGGCGACGTGGTCGGCGCAATCAACCCGCAGATCAGAAACGGCCATCGGGGTGTCGTAGAACAGGCAGCGATAATCGCCCCGTCCCTGCCCTACCCCGAGGTGGGTGCACGTGCTGCACGCCCGGCTCACCGGAACCAGACCCGCCTCGTGCAGCGTGCCCAGCACCGCGATCAAGCTGTCCAGCAGCTGCTCACTGTCGGCCCTGTCCAGCTTCGAGGCGGCGACCTCGGCAGGTGCGGTCCAGCGATGCACCGAGGCGGCGACCTTGCGACCGGCGGCGGTCAGGATCAGCTCATGGCTGCGCCGGTCGGCTGGATCGCGCTGACGGGTGATCAGACCCTTGCGGGCCAGCGTTCCGATCGCGTCGCTGACCGTCGGATCGGACACGTTGAGCTCGCGGGCCAGCGTGGTGCTGCGGGCGGCCGGCGGCGGCCCCACATACAACCAGGTGAGCACCCGCAACTGGGTGCTCGACAGGTCGTTGGCTTCGGCCGCGCGCCGGGCCAGCACATGCAGCGCGTCGCCGATGCGGTCCAGCGCCCCGACGATCTTGGAGTCGAGGCTCGGGTGGCGTTCCTGGCCGTGCCTCAGAGAACGACCTCGTTGAGCTTGCCGGTCGCGACGTCGAAGACGAATCCACGCAGCGACTCGTGCTTGGTGACGAACGGGCTGAGCTCGATGCGCCGCAACGATTGGCGCACATCCTCTTCCACGTCGGGGAACGCTTCGGCGGCCCACTCCGGCTTGATACCCGTCTCGTCCTGCAGGTCGCGCTTGAACACGTCGTCGGTGAAGGTCAGCATGCCGCAGTCGGTGTGGTGGATGAGGATGATCTCCCTGGTGCCCAGCAGCCGCTGGCTGATCGCCAGCGAACGGATCTCGTCATCGGTGACCACCCCGCCGGCATTGCGGATCACGTGGGCCTCGCCGTCGTTGAGGCCCAGAATCCGGTAGACGTCCAGACGCGCATCCATGCACGCGACCACCGCGACATGCTTGCTCGGCGGTAGCGGCAGCGGACCGGTGAAGGTCTTGGCGTACTCGACGTTGTTGGCCAGGTATTCGTCGGTGACGGTCACCGGGTCCTCCTCATTCGGGTTGCACAACAGTTCGGGTGGATCGTAGAACCGGATTCGGCCCGGCATCACCAGTGAGAATCAGCGCGATTTCAATAGTTAGGATTCCTCGGCATCTGGCGCAGCCTACGTCTCATGCCCAAACTTTCCCGCAGCGACTGGTACGACCTGGCTCGCGACACCAACTGGACGTTCCGCTACGTCACCGAGGAGGAGGCGTTCCCCGAGGCACTCTCCGGCTCGCACCGCGTGTCGGCCGAGGGCTGGCTCAAATGGGACGAGCCCTACAAGATCGGCTACCGCGAGTACGTCCACAACCAGGTCACCAAAGACACCACGACCTATTCACTGAAGAACGCCATCGGGCGCTCCAAGCTCTTCGACTCCCTGGACCCGGGCTGGAAGTCGGTGATCGTCGCGCACTACGGGGCGATCACCATGCCCGAGTACCTGGCCTCGATCGGTGAGGCCCGGATGGGCCGGTTCGGCCGGGCCGCGGCCTGGCGCAACACCGCGACCTTCGGCACCCTCGACGAGGTTCGGCACGGACAGATCCAGGCGTTCTTCCCCTACGGCCTGCTCGACAAGGAACCCCGCGGCGACTGGGCGCTCAAGGCGTTTCACACCAACGACTGGATCGTGCTGGCCGTGCGCTATCTGTTCGACGACATGTTCGTCGCCAACGACGCCACCTCGATCGCACTGCAGTTGACGTTCACCCTGGAGACCGGGTTCACCAACCTGCAGTTCCTGGGCATGGCCGCCGACGCGATCGATGTCGGTGACCTGGAGTTCGGCGCGCTGATCTCCTCGATCCAGACTGACGAGGCCCGCCACGCCCAACAGGGCGAGCCCACCATCAAGGTGCTCATCGAGAACGGCGAGAAGGAGTGGGGCCAGTTCCTCATCGACCACATGTTCTGGCGGTCGTGGCGGATCTTCGCGCTGCTCACCGGGTTGTCGATGGACTACTACACCCCGCTGGAGAGCCGGCGGATGAGCTTCAAGGAGTTCATCGAGGACTGGGTGGTCAAGCAGTTCGCCGACCAGTTCCGCGACTTCGGCCTCGACTACCCCTGGTACTGGCAGGAATTCATCGACGAGCTGACCTGGTACCACCACGCGATCCACCTCGGCGTGTGGAACTACCGCCCGACGGTGTGGTGGAACCCCGACGCGGGGGTGTCGGCGCAGGAGCGGTTGTGGCTCGAGGAGAAATACCCCGGCTGGAACCGTGACTTCGGCAAGCACTGGGACGTCATCACCGAGAACGTCCGCAACGGTGACATCGCCGCCACGCTTCCCGAAACGCTGCCGATCACCTGCAACCTGTGC
Encoded here:
- a CDS encoding TDT family transporter — translated: MTTQTRVEKLGNIGPNWFASVMGTGIVATAGATLPLQVPGLREFTQVVWVIAAVLLAILLAVVGGHWLRHPTTARSHARNPQMAHFYGAAPMALMTVGSGALLVGHAIIGQRLAVDLAWVLWTAGTIGGLFTAVSIPFLMFTQHNVEPDAAFGGWLMPIVPPMVSAAAGALLIPHMAPGTGRTTMFYGCYALFGLSLVAAFIIISMIWSRLALYGTSGTARVPTLWIVLGPLGQSITAAGLLGINAGLAVGPDLADNFNAFAILFGVPVWGFAVLWIALAALLTVRTLLRGMPFALTWWSLTFPVGTFVTGTTQLAVHTSLPAFKVAAVLAYAGLLCTWLLVAVRTTRGSVRGNLLSPPPNPGPVRASKDPVA
- a CDS encoding YHS domain-containing protein translates to MPKLSRSDWYDLARDTNWTFRYVTEEEAFPEALSGSHRVSAEGWLKWDEPYKIGYREYVHNQVTKDTTTYSLKNAIGRSKLFDSLDPGWKSVIVAHYGAITMPEYLASIGEARMGRFGRAAAWRNTATFGTLDEVRHGQIQAFFPYGLLDKEPRGDWALKAFHTNDWIVLAVRYLFDDMFVANDATSIALQLTFTLETGFTNLQFLGMAADAIDVGDLEFGALISSIQTDEARHAQQGEPTIKVLIENGEKEWGQFLIDHMFWRSWRIFALLTGLSMDYYTPLESRRMSFKEFIEDWVVKQFADQFRDFGLDYPWYWQEFIDELTWYHHAIHLGVWNYRPTVWWNPDAGVSAQERLWLEEKYPGWNRDFGKHWDVITENVRNGDIAATLPETLPITCNLCQLPIVRAAGVIRGAHTDPAPLTHVHDGRKYLFCSEPCRWIFTQRPERFAGHQSLIDRVLSGEISPPDLPTVLEYFGLSPEEQGRDADDYAWAKKT
- a CDS encoding MarR family winged helix-turn-helix transcriptional regulator — its product is MLARRAAEANDLSSTQLRVLTWLYVGPPPAARSTTLARELNVSDPTVSDAIGTLARKGLITRQRDPADRRSHELILTAAGRKVAASVHRWTAPAEVAASKLDRADSEQLLDSLIAVLGTLHEAGLVPVSRACSTCTHLGVGQGRGDYRCLFYDTPMAVSDLRVDCADHVAAG
- the cysC gene encoding adenylyl-sulfate kinase is translated as MATLLRIATAGSVDDGKSTLIGRLLYDSKAVMEDQLAAVERTSRERGNDYTDLALVTDGLRSEREQGITIDVAYRYFATPKRKFIIADTPGHIQYTRNMVTGTSTAQLVIVLVDARHGLLEQSRRHAFLASLLGVQHVVLAVNKMDLINWDRERFEWIRDEFHAFAARLDIKDVTTIPMSALNGDNVVTKSDKAPWYDGPPLLSHLEEVYVAGDRNLVDVRFPVQYVIRPQTVEHADHRSYAGTVAGGVLRPGDEVVVLPSGKTSRITTIDGPTGPVDEAFPPMAVSISLADDIDISRGDLLARPQNQPIVSSEFDATVCWMADDAALEPGRDYIIKQTTRTTRARVVGLDYRLDVNTLHRDKSATALKLNELGRVTLRTQVPLLLDEYSRNAATGSFILIDPDNNVTVAAGMVRDTAPVATRAASPNTVRHQSLVSAGDRLTKGRTLWFTGLSGSGKSSVAVLVEQKLLEHGCPAYILDGDNLRHGLNADLGFSMADRAENLRRLAHIATLMADAGLTVLVPVISPLEEHRELARKVHTDTGVEFFEIFVDTPLEDCERRDPKGLYAKARAGEISHFTGIDSPYQRPKSPDLRLTPEHGPDELADQVVELLETPR
- a CDS encoding beta-class carbonic anhydrase — encoded protein: MTVTDEYLANNVEYAKTFTGPLPLPPSKHVAVVACMDARLDVYRILGLNDGEAHVIRNAGGVVTDDEIRSLAISQRLLGTREIILIHHTDCGMLTFTDDVFKRDLQDETGIKPEWAAEAFPDVEEDVRQSLRRIELSPFVTKHESLRGFVFDVATGKLNEVVL
- a CDS encoding 3'(2'),5'-bisphosphate nucleotidase CysQ; protein product: MSDHELAAALATEAGELLLAVRVELAEATGAERKAAGDKRSHDYLMEALANARPADAVLSEEGADDPVRLRSERVWIVDPLDGTREFSELDRDDWAVHVALWQAGELIAGAVALPAQGVTLATPTVAAPPAGPQSPRVVVSRTRPPAVALQVRDALGGTLVEMGSAGAKVAAVVQGRADVYVHAGGQYEWDSAAPVAVARAAGLHTSRIDGSPLLYNRPDPLLPDLVVCRPEYAQAVLAVTK
- a CDS encoding Rrf2 family transcriptional regulator; translated protein: MRMSAKAEYAVRAMTQLASVETGVLVKTEDLARAQGIPAQFLVDILSALRTDRLVRSHRGRDGGYELARPAEEISVADVLRCIDGPLASVRDIGLGDLPYTGPTKALTDVWRALRASMRSVLEETSLADVAGGTLPEHVTTMARDYLKQENRRGHNSGVS
- the cysD gene encoding sulfate adenylyltransferase subunit CysD; the encoded protein is MASPVVERPKPGQYELSHLRSLEAEAIHIIREVAAEFERPVLLFSGGKDSIVMLHLASKAFAPGRLPFPVMHVDTGHNFDEVLSTRDQLVEHYGVRLVVASVEEDIDAGRVVDNGPSRNPLQTVTLLRAIRENKFDAAFGGARRDEEKARAKERVFSFRDEWGQWDPKAQRPELWNLYNGRHRKGEHIRVFPLSNWTEYDIWAYIGAEDIPLPAIYYAHTRPVFQRDGMLLAVHEFLQPNPGEEVFETSVRFRTVGDVTCTGCVESTASTVEDVIAETAVSRLTERGATRADDRISEAGMEDRKREGYF
- a CDS encoding isochorismatase family protein; this translates as MSDPTTLRALAGLPLEPVSLADSTLVLIDCQNTYTEGVMELEGVQAALDETAALLERARAAGIPVIHIQHDDGPGSLYDVSGHSGAIVERVAPRGDEPVVVKNYPNSFVETDLDARLKAVGAQNLVVAGFMTHMCVNSTTRGAFNLGYAPTVVAAATATRALPGPTGEPVSAQALQTASLAALADLFSVVVPDAAAIPD